The Dehalococcoidia bacterium genome has a segment encoding these proteins:
- the fdhD gene encoding formate dehydrogenase accessory sulfurtransferase FdhD, with product MEYSPDGTELTESCSAIRYEKGCETKLEKPTAREYPLTIIFNGCQLVTMLCSPDSLQDLAVGFLSSEGFLLSKEDIKSITVDKIRGVVRVQTTDNREITPDVLSQRLISSGCGRGAAFYSITDVQNSVVTSKATVSVDEVLALALAFQHASPVYQETHGVHSAALCRGSQILVHAEDIGRHNAVDKVFGRCLLQGISTDDSLLITSGRVSSEIAHKAVKKGIPILISISAPTTMAVQIADKMGITLVSSVRGGKMEVYTHNWRISHQGINTRFGSCNAFCQRK from the coding sequence ATGGAATATTCTCCTGATGGAACTGAATTAACAGAGAGCTGCTCTGCAATTCGTTATGAAAAGGGTTGCGAGACAAAACTCGAAAAGCCCACCGCGCGTGAATACCCGCTGACGATTATCTTTAATGGCTGTCAACTGGTTACAATGCTGTGCTCGCCGGATTCATTGCAGGATTTAGCGGTGGGATTTCTCTCTTCCGAAGGATTCCTACTCAGCAAAGAGGATATAAAGAGTATCACTGTAGATAAGATCAGGGGTGTCGTTAGAGTCCAGACCACAGATAATAGGGAAATTACTCCGGATGTCCTGTCTCAGCGGCTGATAAGTTCCGGCTGCGGGCGGGGAGCTGCCTTCTACAGCATCACAGACGTACAGAATTCGGTAGTAACATCCAAGGCCACCGTATCAGTGGATGAAGTGCTGGCTCTTGCCCTCGCCTTTCAGCATGCATCGCCTGTCTATCAGGAAACTCATGGAGTACATAGCGCTGCTCTTTGCCGGGGCTCTCAAATCCTGGTTCACGCGGAAGACATAGGCCGTCACAATGCCGTGGACAAGGTATTCGGGCGCTGTTTACTCCAGGGGATCTCGACTGACGATAGCCTGCTTATTACCAGCGGACGGGTATCATCTGAGATTGCACATAAGGCGGTAAAAAAAGGTATCCCCATTTTGATTTCCATCTCAGCGCCTACAACCATGGCTGTCCAGATAGCCGATAAAATGGGAATTACACTAGTTTCTTCGGTGCGAGGCGGCAAAATGGAAGTCTATACTCATAACTGGAGAATAAGCCATCAGGGAATAAACACACGATTTGGTAGTTGCAATGCATTTTGTCAACGCAAATAA
- a CDS encoding molybdenum cofactor guanylyltransferase, with product MYEDTLKTGCIILAGGKGRRLGREKAWVELRGISLLQRAASNLEFLNSEIVIVKAPGQKLPHLSAGVNLKVVQDSVEGKGPLAGILSGLVNSRYPHNLVLACDMPLVNKDLMKYMVSVTQGYDAVVPRLGPHLEPLQAIYSKNCISEIEKLLAQDTLKIDILFSKVNTRYVESKEIERFDAAHLSFMNINTPSDLKKAEGLLERI from the coding sequence GTGTACGAGGACACTTTGAAAACAGGCTGCATCATTCTGGCCGGAGGTAAAGGAAGACGGCTTGGCCGGGAAAAGGCATGGGTTGAACTGAGAGGGATAAGTCTCTTACAACGAGCGGCCTCGAACCTTGAGTTTTTAAATAGCGAAATTGTCATAGTAAAAGCTCCAGGGCAGAAACTTCCCCATCTATCGGCTGGGGTTAATCTAAAGGTGGTACAGGACTCTGTCGAGGGTAAGGGGCCGTTGGCCGGCATACTCTCGGGCTTGGTAAACTCAAGGTATCCTCATAACCTGGTGCTCGCCTGTGACATGCCTTTGGTAAATAAAGACCTGATGAAATATATGGTTTCGGTCACGCAGGGCTATGACGCCGTTGTCCCGCGGCTGGGGCCGCACTTAGAACCCTTACAGGCGATTTACTCCAAGAATTGTATATCGGAGATTGAAAAACTTCTGGCGCAGGACACTCTCAAGATAGATATTCTTTTCAGTAAAGTGAACACCCGTTATGTCGAATCGAAAGAGATAGAGCGTTTCGATGCGGCACACTTGAGCTTCATGAACATCAATACGCCGTCTGACCTTAAAAAAGCCGAGGGACTTCTGGAGAGGATTTAA
- a CDS encoding ABC transporter ATP-binding protein, whose amino-acid sequence MAFIQTTALKLKKGDKTILDGLNLSVDSGEFFVIIGPTGAGKTSLLRLLDLLEWPSSGNILIDGADTGCPSKKRLELRRRMAFVQQKPIAFNMSVFDNVACGLRWRHVAANAVKSNVDEVVEKVGMAGYQKQNARTLSGGEMQRVAIARALVTQPEILFLDEPTANLDPTSTVSIENILYNIRNEAKITVVMSTHDMSQGQRLGRRIGVIINGRLHQVGTPTDIFSAPSSREVAEFVGIDNIWSGEVVTRENNLIGIHINNHIIQSIAEFNVGDAVDVLIRPEEITLTLSADHTSARNTFSCKIVSMSSQGPLVRVILDGALPVLALITQKSANEMGLEPGKLVYASFKATALHVTRKWQQ is encoded by the coding sequence ATGGCATTTATTCAAACTACAGCTCTAAAGCTAAAAAAGGGTGACAAAACCATCCTTGATGGCTTAAACCTGTCTGTAGACAGCGGCGAGTTCTTCGTCATCATCGGGCCGACAGGTGCCGGCAAGACTTCCCTGCTGAGATTGCTCGACCTGCTTGAATGGCCCAGCTCTGGCAATATCCTGATAGACGGAGCCGATACCGGATGTCCGTCTAAAAAGCGCCTGGAGTTGCGCCGCCGTATGGCTTTCGTGCAGCAGAAACCCATAGCTTTCAATATGAGCGTCTTCGACAATGTGGCTTGCGGCTTGCGCTGGCGTCACGTTGCCGCAAACGCAGTTAAAAGCAACGTCGACGAAGTCGTGGAGAAAGTAGGGATGGCCGGCTATCAGAAGCAGAATGCCAGGACGCTCTCGGGAGGGGAAATGCAGAGGGTGGCTATCGCCCGGGCGCTGGTCACTCAGCCCGAGATATTATTCCTCGACGAACCGACAGCCAACCTTGACCCCACTTCCACCGTCAGTATCGAAAACATCCTCTATAACATCAGGAATGAGGCTAAAATTACAGTCGTTATGTCCACTCACGATATGTCTCAAGGGCAGCGCCTCGGAAGGCGCATCGGCGTGATCATTAACGGACGGTTGCATCAGGTGGGCACCCCCACGGACATCTTCAGCGCGCCCAGTAGCCGTGAAGTGGCCGAATTCGTTGGTATTGATAACATCTGGTCAGGCGAGGTAGTCACCAGGGAAAACAACTTGATCGGCATTCATATTAACAACCACATCATTCAGTCCATAGCAGAATTCAATGTAGGAGACGCAGTGGATGTCCTGATAAGGCCTGAGGAAATAACTCTGACCTTATCAGCCGACCATACTAGCGCCCGCAATACGTTTAGCTGTAAAATTGTGAGTATGAGTTCTCAAGGGCCGCTCGTGCGCGTCATTCTTGACGGCGCTTTGCCCGTTTTAGCCCTGATAACGCAGAAATCGGCCAATGAGATGGGCCTGGAGCCCGGCAAACTGGTATATGCCAGTTTCAAAGCGACAGCACTGCACGTCACAAGGAAGTGGCAGCAGTAA
- the metF gene encoding methylenetetrahydrofolate reductase [NAD(P)H], with product MRIGELLKKRGKSLSFEFFPPKEDLGEVNLFESIHSLESFKPTFVSVTYGAGGGTLKNTRHIAERIIEETSLNPMPHLTCINQSREELEAILNDYKMMGIDNILALRGDPPANKDGSPPVQKGKYFARDLVRWVESVGGYSIGVAVYPEGHGESPDLERDMLYTKEKIDAGADFAITQMFFDNRFFYNFMERSEKVGIRIPIIAAIMPITDVSRIQQFCQRCGASLPDACIKRFGDKPLTKQEAIQIGIELASEQCADLMKNGVNYFHFYTLNKDESVAGIIRNLGLQKLGMD from the coding sequence ATGAGGATAGGAGAATTGCTTAAAAAGAGGGGAAAAAGCCTTTCTTTCGAATTCTTTCCCCCCAAAGAAGATTTAGGTGAAGTCAATCTGTTTGAAAGCATCCACAGCCTGGAAAGCTTTAAACCGACTTTTGTTTCGGTGACCTACGGCGCCGGTGGTGGGACACTCAAAAATACCAGGCACATCGCCGAACGCATTATTGAAGAAACATCGCTTAACCCAATGCCGCACCTGACCTGCATCAACCAGAGCAGGGAAGAACTGGAAGCTATTCTGAATGACTACAAAATGATGGGAATTGACAATATACTGGCTTTACGCGGAGACCCGCCGGCAAACAAGGACGGCAGCCCTCCGGTGCAAAAGGGGAAATATTTTGCGCGCGACCTGGTGCGCTGGGTTGAGTCGGTGGGCGGCTATTCCATCGGGGTAGCGGTATATCCGGAAGGACACGGCGAGTCGCCAGACCTCGAAAGGGATATGCTCTACACCAAGGAAAAAATAGATGCGGGGGCGGATTTTGCCATAACTCAGATGTTCTTCGATAACAGGTTTTTTTACAACTTTATGGAGAGGTCTGAGAAAGTGGGGATACGCATCCCTATAATCGCCGCCATTATGCCAATTACTGATGTCAGCCGGATACAGCAATTCTGCCAGCGCTGCGGCGCATCCCTGCCTGATGCCTGTATAAAACGTTTTGGCGACAAACCTTTAACAAAGCAGGAAGCCATCCAGATAGGCATAGAGTTGGCCAGCGAGCAGTGTGCCGACCTGATGAAAAACGGAGTTAATTATTTCCATTTTTATACGCTTAACAAAGATGAATCGGTCGCCGGGATAATAAGGAATCTGGGGTTGCAGAAACTGGGCATGGATTGA
- a CDS encoding molybdenum cofactor biosynthesis protein, protein MKPFGTLIPFESARDIINRHALPVERTEYVPIDAALGRVSAEDIVALHNTPPFNRAGVDGYAVKASDTSGATRGRPKLLASTDCLYAGSTPSKKLLPGECIGICTGAMMPPGADAVVMVEDTRIESQQVAIYKSLAPQDNVGLKGEDIRKGERVIERDKMLDAGKIGVLASQGLTRVLVYEKPKVAIMPTGEEIVEIGKRLKPGQLYDINSHTLAAVVRENGGEPMMYHVTGDSLEDIRTSLQAALSADMVVTSGGSSMGEKDLIINVLEEWGEVLFHGIKVKPGKPTTFAIVNGKPVLGMPGYPTSCLLNAHLLLGPAVRRMGHLPARRNLSMRAELGDRVVGSSERQRFQTVIINGKIAYPIFKESGAITGTAQADGFIVVPENTVIEKGTEVTVTFF, encoded by the coding sequence ATGAAACCCTTCGGGACTCTAATCCCTTTCGAGAGCGCCAGAGACATCATAAACAGGCATGCTTTGCCTGTTGAAAGAACTGAATATGTTCCGATTGACGCAGCTTTGGGCCGTGTCTCAGCGGAGGATATTGTTGCCCTTCATAATACTCCTCCCTTCAACCGGGCAGGAGTAGACGGATACGCAGTGAAAGCCAGTGATACTTCTGGAGCAACCCGCGGCAGGCCGAAACTGCTGGCTTCGACGGACTGCCTTTATGCCGGCTCGACGCCAAGCAAAAAGCTGTTGCCGGGCGAATGTATAGGCATCTGCACAGGCGCGATGATGCCGCCGGGGGCGGATGCTGTCGTCATGGTAGAGGACACTCGGATCGAAAGTCAACAAGTCGCTATCTACAAATCCCTAGCTCCTCAAGACAATGTAGGACTTAAAGGAGAAGATATCAGGAAGGGCGAACGGGTTATCGAGCGCGATAAGATGCTGGACGCAGGCAAAATCGGCGTGTTGGCCTCGCAGGGGCTGACCCGCGTGCTGGTCTATGAAAAACCTAAGGTGGCCATTATGCCCACCGGGGAAGAGATAGTTGAAATAGGCAAGCGCCTTAAACCGGGCCAGCTGTACGACATCAACTCGCACACGCTGGCTGCGGTGGTCAGGGAAAACGGCGGAGAGCCCATGATGTATCATGTAACCGGAGATAGCCTGGAAGACATCAGGACTTCACTGCAAGCTGCTCTAAGCGCTGATATGGTGGTCACCTCCGGGGGGTCATCCATGGGTGAAAAAGACCTCATCATAAATGTTCTGGAGGAATGGGGCGAGGTGCTTTTCCACGGTATCAAGGTAAAGCCGGGAAAGCCTACTACCTTTGCTATCGTCAACGGCAAGCCGGTTCTGGGGATGCCGGGCTATCCGACCTCATGCCTGCTTAATGCCCACCTGCTGCTCGGTCCGGCGGTGAGAAGGATGGGACATTTGCCTGCAAGGCGTAACTTGTCTATGCGGGCTGAACTTGGAGACAGGGTAGTTGGGAGCAGCGAGAGGCAGCGTTTCCAGACAGTAATAATCAATGGAAAAATAGCCTACCCGATATTTAAAGAATCTGGAGCTATCACCGGCACGGCCCAGGCTGATGGATTTATTGTTGTCCCTGAGAATACAGTAATAGAAAAGGGCACAGAAGTGACTGTTACTTTCTTTTAG
- a CDS encoding DedA family protein, which produces MDIIKSVLDFILHLDVHLGQIIATYGIATYAILFVVIFVETGLVFMPFLPGDSLLFVAGAFAALGSLNIFVLLILLMLAAIAGDTVNYWIGRFWGEKIITNKKFPINEQHLAKTHEFFQKHGGKTIILARFVPIIRTFAPFVAGMGKMKYVRFLSYNVIGAVSWVGLGTVAGYFFGNVPIIKNNFTFFILAVVIVSLIPVIFPLIRAKFRK; this is translated from the coding sequence ATGGACATTATTAAATCCGTTCTGGATTTTATCTTGCACCTAGATGTCCATCTTGGTCAAATCATTGCTACTTACGGAATTGCAACATACGCCATACTGTTTGTAGTTATTTTTGTTGAAACCGGTCTGGTTTTTATGCCATTTCTTCCTGGGGACTCGTTATTATTTGTGGCGGGGGCTTTCGCTGCTTTGGGCTCACTGAATATTTTTGTTCTATTGATATTACTTATGCTGGCGGCTATTGCGGGTGATACGGTCAATTACTGGATCGGGCGTTTTTGGGGCGAAAAAATCATTACTAACAAAAAATTTCCCATAAATGAGCAGCATTTGGCAAAAACCCATGAATTTTTTCAAAAACATGGCGGTAAAACAATTATTTTAGCTCGTTTCGTGCCCATTATCCGGACGTTTGCCCCTTTTGTGGCCGGTATGGGGAAAATGAAATACGTCCGATTTCTTTCTTACAATGTTATTGGCGCTGTATCGTGGGTTGGCCTTGGTACGGTGGCAGGCTACTTCTTCGGTAATGTACCCATTATCAAAAACAACTTTACCTTTTTTATACTGGCTGTTGTAATTGTTTCTCTTATTCCTGTGATATTCCCACTTATTCGGGCAAAGTTCAGAAAATAA
- a CDS encoding ABC transporter permease subunit translates to MSELWHALVKALDLIVTLDPEVMQITGRSLGISVSACAIASVLAIPLGSLIHFGSFRGKRLLVSTIQTFYSLPTVLVGLLVFLVFSNAGPLGLFQLMFTPALMIIGQAVLVLPLMMGLIISALSGVDKGVAETAGALGASRIQTGMLLLREARYAVVTAIILGFGRAISEVGLALMVGGNIRGYTRVLTTAISLETNMGNIEFSLALGFILLAIALIINVALNRLQQR, encoded by the coding sequence TTGTCTGAACTATGGCATGCCCTAGTCAAGGCGCTTGACCTTATAGTCACTCTTGACCCTGAAGTTATGCAGATAACCGGGCGTTCACTGGGCATATCGGTGAGCGCCTGCGCTATCGCATCTGTGCTGGCTATTCCGCTGGGCAGTCTTATTCATTTCGGCTCGTTTCGGGGCAAGAGGCTGCTCGTCAGCACGATTCAGACCTTCTACAGCCTGCCGACTGTGCTGGTGGGATTGCTTGTTTTCCTGGTATTCTCAAATGCGGGGCCGCTGGGATTGTTCCAGCTCATGTTCACACCCGCCCTGATGATTATCGGGCAGGCCGTTCTGGTTTTACCGCTGATGATGGGACTTATTATTTCAGCCCTCAGCGGTGTGGATAAAGGAGTTGCTGAAACAGCCGGCGCTCTGGGTGCCAGTCGTATTCAGACCGGCATGTTGCTTTTACGCGAGGCGCGCTACGCAGTCGTCACGGCCATCATTCTGGGCTTCGGCCGCGCTATCTCAGAGGTGGGATTGGCTCTTATGGTGGGTGGTAATATCCGCGGCTACACACGTGTTCTCACCACGGCTATTTCACTGGAAACCAACATGGGTAATATCGAGTTTTCTCTGGCGCTGGGTTTCATCCTGCTTGCCATCGCGCTTATCATCAACGTGGCGCTTAACCGCTTGCAACAGAGATAA
- a CDS encoding tungsten ABC transporter substrate-binding protein has translation MTIFVSIVACLAILTGITSCSSSGVNVLKPQERLRVATTTSLYDTGLWALLEPRFEEKYGVQLDILYAGTGIAIQYGKDGDVDALAVHDKARELQFIADGYALKRVPFAYNYFVIVGPASDPAGIKGLTPEQAFKKLADSKTSQFVSRGDSSGTHAKEQAIWKAAGFNYADVQKSGSWYVEGGGGMGPTLVMAGQKNAYTLADIGTFLAYKGETGLVSLVDQGSILLNVYSALAVNPAKITTVKAEMTQNLVDFLVSPEIQKLIGEYGVKDYGRALFTPCAGNEPTS, from the coding sequence TTGACGATTTTTGTATCTATCGTAGCCTGTCTGGCTATTCTGACAGGCATCACTAGCTGCTCCAGTTCAGGGGTCAACGTGCTGAAGCCGCAGGAGAGGCTGCGGGTGGCCACCACTACCAGTCTCTACGATACCGGCTTGTGGGCACTGCTGGAGCCCAGATTTGAGGAAAAATACGGCGTTCAACTGGATATTCTTTATGCCGGTACCGGCATTGCCATTCAATACGGCAAGGACGGGGACGTTGACGCCCTGGCCGTGCACGACAAAGCCAGAGAGCTTCAATTCATTGCCGATGGCTACGCATTAAAGCGTGTGCCCTTTGCTTATAACTACTTTGTTATTGTCGGCCCGGCCAGCGACCCGGCGGGAATAAAAGGCTTAACACCCGAGCAAGCTTTCAAGAAACTGGCGGATTCCAAAACATCCCAGTTTGTTTCCCGCGGCGATAGTTCCGGTACACATGCCAAGGAGCAGGCCATCTGGAAAGCCGCCGGCTTTAACTATGCCGACGTACAGAAGTCAGGTTCATGGTACGTGGAGGGCGGCGGCGGGATGGGCCCCACACTGGTAATGGCAGGTCAGAAAAATGCCTATACGCTGGCCGATATCGGAACATTCCTGGCATATAAGGGTGAAACAGGGCTGGTATCGCTCGTCGACCAGGGCAGCATCCTGCTCAACGTGTATTCAGCTCTGGCAGTAAACCCTGCCAAGATAACTACTGTCAAAGCCGAAATGACACAAAATCTGGTCGATTTTCTCGTCTCTCCGGAGATTCAAAAGCTTATCGGCGAATACGGCGTAAAGGATTACGGACGGGCCCTTTTCACTCCCTGCGCCGGAAACGAGCCCACGTCTTAG
- the mobB gene encoding molybdopterin-guanine dinucleotide biosynthesis protein B, whose amino-acid sequence MTVPVVSIVGRSESGKTTLIEKLVPELRKRGYRVGTIKHAQEVEFVPGKDSEHHLSAGSEITAVATAGRIVAIKPAKEPTFNEAVNLLGNELDIILCEGFKQSDTPKLEVHRKGHGTLLEGLTSLVAIISDEPLDTKVRQFSFNDIKPIADLLEKGFIKPQGNGLDLYVNGNKVHLTLFPRQFINDVVLAMTASLKDVEPVRTLALYLKKPDRGRDTGE is encoded by the coding sequence ATGACAGTTCCAGTGGTGTCGATTGTTGGAAGATCCGAATCGGGGAAAACGACTCTTATCGAGAAATTAGTCCCGGAACTGCGGAAACGCGGTTACCGCGTTGGCACAATCAAGCACGCTCAGGAAGTTGAATTTGTTCCTGGCAAGGACAGCGAGCACCACCTATCAGCCGGAAGCGAGATAACCGCTGTAGCTACGGCAGGCCGGATAGTGGCTATAAAACCAGCTAAAGAACCGACATTTAACGAGGCTGTGAATCTCCTTGGCAACGAGCTCGATATCATATTATGCGAGGGTTTCAAACAAAGCGACACCCCTAAATTGGAAGTACACCGCAAAGGTCATGGCACATTGCTTGAGGGACTAACGAGTCTTGTGGCGATTATAAGCGATGAACCACTCGATACGAAAGTCAGACAATTTTCTTTCAATGATATCAAACCTATTGCTGACCTGCTGGAAAAAGGATTCATCAAGCCGCAGGGCAACGGGCTGGATTTGTATGTCAACGGCAACAAGGTGCATCTAACCCTCTTCCCGCGCCAGTTTATTAATGACGTCGTGCTGGCTATGACCGCATCGCTCAAGGATGTCGAACCCGTCAGGACGCTTGCGCTCTATTTAAAGAAGCCAGACAGAGGAAGAGATACGGGCGAATGA
- the fdhE gene encoding formate dehydrogenase accessory protein FdhE, translating into MRHHSWRWPVALFCARSSWSAASSRIECFLTNKVNLSKRISQGIEEWALPAHSSRFFDFYHGLLEIQAEAEEKAASLELKLDKDEIARRLNSGRSILSYEDLCLNWEQVNAVFHRIVCLLAKYPEMLGPVPKSLIVEGFTLPPDWVKAWFKGEEIPAGLDSDSVHPLLLTTLVQQTLRPFLIGYAQALKGSFNQDSWRRSNCPVCGAKPEFAYLEKEVGARWCLCSACATEWLFKRMQCPYCDNVDGSSLSFLTSDEGLYRLYLCEQCKSYLKAIDLRKTSRDVLVSLESLTTVDMDAQAQEKGYHRGA; encoded by the coding sequence CTGCGTCATCATTCATGGCGGTGGCCGGTGGCCTTATTCTGCGCGCGGTCATCCTGGTCGGCGGCCAGCTCTAGAATTGAGTGTTTTTTGACAAACAAAGTTAATCTCTCAAAAAGAATATCGCAAGGAATTGAAGAGTGGGCTTTACCAGCCCACTCTTCAAGATTTTTTGATTTTTACCACGGCCTTCTGGAGATCCAGGCAGAAGCTGAAGAAAAAGCCGCCTCGCTCGAGCTCAAGCTGGACAAGGACGAGATAGCGAGGCGGCTGAACTCAGGCCGATCTATCCTGAGTTATGAAGATCTCTGTCTTAACTGGGAGCAGGTGAACGCCGTCTTTCATCGCATCGTTTGCCTGCTGGCGAAGTACCCGGAGATGCTAGGCCCCGTACCGAAGTCGTTGATTGTCGAGGGTTTTACTTTGCCCCCTGACTGGGTTAAGGCGTGGTTCAAAGGCGAGGAAATCCCAGCCGGGTTAGATAGCGACTCCGTTCATCCTCTTTTGCTGACAACTCTCGTGCAGCAGACTCTACGGCCTTTTCTGATAGGTTACGCGCAGGCGCTCAAGGGAAGTTTCAACCAGGATTCATGGCGGCGCAGCAACTGCCCCGTATGCGGGGCCAAGCCCGAGTTTGCCTACCTCGAGAAAGAGGTGGGGGCCCGCTGGTGCCTCTGTTCCGCCTGCGCCACAGAGTGGCTTTTCAAGCGTATGCAGTGCCCCTACTGCGATAATGTGGATGGAAGCTCTCTCTCCTTTCTTACCAGCGACGAAGGACTATACCGCCTCTACCTCTGCGAGCAGTGCAAGAGTTATCTCAAGGCGATTGACCTTAGGAAAACATCGCGCGACGTGCTCGTGTCGTTGGAATCACTGACAACCGTAGATATGGATGCCCAGGCCCAGGAGAAGGGTTACCATAGGGGCGCCTGA
- the secD gene encoding protein translocase subunit SecD — protein sequence MKRDSYFLIFILILVGLALWAILPTDSTRLGRNGFQLGLDLKGGTHLVYQADLSKKDPSQTDEQVMAAVKAKIERRANSYGVTEPLIQISGEKRIVVELPGITDVDAAINIIGQVAQMEIREAHYDSNGNPVLDAEGNTQWFVASALGSDGVTQKELTGKYLKPNAQVVLDQTTNRPQVAFEWNDEGAVLFKAITARNLNKPISIFLDETNIETANVQNEIGAKGVITGLALKDCQNLVIQLNSGSLDVPLTIVQRTDVDATLGSDSLTKSLIAGAIGIGIVIAFMIFYYHLPGVIAATALLIYSALVLAVYKLIPVTLTLPGIAGFIISVGMAVDANVLIFERLKEELRTGRTLHRAVDEGFRRAWPAIRDSNISTFITCAILYWFGSTFGAFMVKGFALTLFLGVAISMFSAVVITRTFISLLIGGGMVKGLSIHEVKKNV from the coding sequence ATGAAAAGGGACAGTTATTTCCTCATTTTTATCCTCATTCTAGTCGGTCTGGCCCTGTGGGCCATCCTGCCGACAGACAGCACGCGCCTCGGGAGAAACGGCTTTCAGCTCGGCCTGGACCTCAAAGGCGGGACGCACCTGGTTTACCAGGCTGACCTCTCCAAGAAGGACCCTTCACAGACGGACGAGCAGGTCATGGCCGCGGTTAAGGCAAAAATCGAGCGCCGCGCCAACTCCTACGGCGTCACCGAACCCCTCATCCAGATATCGGGTGAAAAACGCATCGTCGTCGAACTGCCGGGTATCACCGATGTAGACGCCGCCATCAATATTATCGGTCAGGTGGCCCAGATGGAAATAAGGGAGGCTCACTACGATTCGAACGGCAATCCCGTCCTTGACGCCGAAGGCAACACCCAGTGGTTTGTCGCATCGGCGCTGGGAAGCGACGGAGTTACCCAGAAAGAACTCACCGGCAAATATCTCAAGCCCAACGCCCAGGTAGTCCTCGACCAGACCACCAATCGACCCCAGGTCGCATTCGAGTGGAATGACGAGGGCGCTGTTCTGTTCAAGGCAATCACCGCCCGCAACCTTAACAAACCGATTTCCATATTTCTGGATGAAACTAACATTGAAACGGCTAACGTTCAGAACGAGATCGGAGCGAAAGGCGTGATAACTGGGCTGGCTCTCAAGGACTGCCAGAACCTGGTCATCCAGCTCAACTCGGGCAGCCTGGATGTGCCTCTGACTATCGTCCAGCGCACCGACGTGGACGCCACCCTCGGCTCCGATTCTTTGACTAAAAGTCTTATCGCCGGCGCTATCGGCATCGGGATAGTAATAGCCTTCATGATTTTTTACTACCATCTGCCAGGCGTTATCGCCGCCACAGCCCTCCTCATCTACAGCGCCCTGGTACTGGCCGTTTACAAACTCATCCCGGTCACGCTCACCCTGCCGGGCATCGCCGGTTTCATCATATCGGTGGGCATGGCAGTCGACGCCAATGTGCTCATATTCGAACGACTTAAGGAGGAGTTGCGCACCGGGCGCACTCTGCACCGCGCCGTGGATGAAGGCTTCCGCCGCGCCTGGCCTGCAATCCGCGACAGCAACATATCTACCTTCATCACCTGCGCCATACTCTACTGGTTCGGCAGCACATTCGGCGCCTTCATGGTGAAGGGCTTCGCCCTCACGCTGTTCCTCGGCGTTGCCATCAGCATGTTCAGCGCTGTCGTCATCACGCGCACTTTCATCAGCCTGCTCATCGGCGGCGGCATGGTCAAGGGCTTATCCATACACGAGGTCAAGAAAAATGTTTGA